One window from the genome of Maridesulfovibrio ferrireducens encodes:
- a CDS encoding HAD family hydrolase, protein MYKPKINVIAFDADDTLWVNEPFFHKTTTKLCAMLSNYRNPEAVGKQLEEIQSRNLQIFGYGIKGFTISMMETALEVSQGQIDGDTLKNIIDMGKEMQTHPVKLLHGVENTLQQLHSHFKLMLITKGDLIEQERKLHQSGLSNYFQYVEIVSEKNETLYEKLLTKHDIAHDQFLMVGNSIKSDILPVINIGSHAFHIPFHTTWILEQVNQQDIQDQKIITLKYAHELLDILLPPSVSQ, encoded by the coding sequence ATGTATAAACCAAAAATCAATGTTATTGCATTCGATGCGGACGACACTCTGTGGGTAAATGAACCCTTTTTCCACAAGACAACAACCAAGCTGTGCGCGATGCTGTCAAACTACAGGAATCCCGAGGCCGTTGGCAAGCAACTTGAAGAAATTCAAAGCCGCAATTTGCAAATATTTGGATATGGAATCAAGGGATTTACTATTTCAATGATGGAAACGGCCCTAGAAGTTTCCCAAGGTCAAATCGATGGAGACACTCTTAAAAATATCATAGACATGGGCAAAGAAATGCAAACCCACCCCGTCAAACTGCTTCACGGCGTAGAGAACACCTTGCAGCAACTACACAGCCATTTCAAACTCATGCTTATAACAAAAGGTGACTTAATTGAACAAGAACGCAAACTCCATCAGTCAGGATTATCAAACTATTTCCAGTACGTGGAAATAGTGAGTGAAAAAAACGAAACTCTTTATGAAAAACTGCTCACAAAACACGACATAGCGCACGATCAGTTTCTCATGGTCGGAAATTCAATCAAGTCCGACATTCTCCCCGTGATAAACATAGGATCACACGCCTTTCATATTCCATTTCACACTACGTGGATTTTGGAACAGGTTAATCAACAAGATATTCAAGACCAAAAGATTATAACCCTGAAGTATGCCCACGAATTGCTAGATATATTATTGCCTCCAAGCGTGAGCCAATAA
- a CDS encoding Crp/Fnr family transcriptional regulator — MEALHNKLALDLLEAYEARSPSLAHQGLEVFLQAGENVILQGSAPKKVFIVLEGTVKIFHSTLKSNDYLIAIEGPGEILGEVEILTGELYSCSVEAIENVRMAALTKEDYLQWLEDDHDFTLLINKIVCDRLQKITKRAAIHLSYPLEYSVLKLLKLLSNDSNSRVLFVSKGEIADYLGTSFRSVSRVLSILYERKILKSGNGTIEIVSIDTLNLVLSAYEE; from the coding sequence ATGGAAGCATTGCATAATAAATTAGCTTTGGATTTGCTGGAAGCTTATGAGGCAAGGTCTCCGTCCTTGGCACACCAAGGCCTTGAGGTTTTCTTGCAGGCAGGAGAAAATGTAATTTTACAAGGTTCTGCGCCGAAAAAAGTTTTTATTGTATTGGAGGGGACTGTCAAAATTTTTCATAGTACGTTGAAAAGTAACGATTATCTTATTGCCATAGAAGGCCCGGGCGAGATATTGGGAGAGGTCGAGATTTTGACAGGAGAATTGTATAGTTGTTCTGTGGAAGCTATTGAAAATGTTCGGATGGCTGCACTTACGAAAGAGGATTATCTGCAGTGGTTGGAAGACGACCACGATTTCACTTTGTTGATAAACAAAATAGTTTGTGATCGGCTGCAAAAAATCACTAAACGTGCGGCAATCCATTTATCATATCCTTTGGAGTATTCGGTGTTGAAGCTCCTAAAATTGTTGTCAAATGATAGCAATTCTAGAGTATTGTTTGTCTCCAAAGGAGAAATCGCTGATTACTTGGGAACAAGCTTCAGAAGCGTTAGCAGGGTCTTATCCATCCTGTATGAACGGAAAATTCTTAAAAGTGGAAACGGGACAATAGAGATAGTATCAATAGACACATTGAATCTCGTTTTGTCAGCTTACGAAGAATAA
- a CDS encoding citrate synthase produces the protein MSNEEKATLNYKGKEYELPIITGSEGEVGLDISNLRSQSGLITFDPGFGNTGSCKSNITFVDGENGILHYRGYPIEELAEHGNFIETAWLLIFGELPLKEDLARFRALLCAEELIHEDLLHHFNGFPSHKSQPMAILSAVINALGSYHTDLYDIHNKSEFFLAVGKMISKVRTIAAFSYRKSIGRPFMYPNPDLSYCHNFLHMMFSIPNKHYDPPIEAVKALSLVFMLHADHEQNCSTSTVRMVGSTQANIFASVSAGICALWGKLHGGANAAVIEMLEQIKDGDITIDEYLEKVKKKECRLMGFGHRIYKSFDPRARILKRAADNLLQNGFNDQLLDIALELEEKAIADDYFTERKLYPNVDFYSGIILRALGIPVAMFTVMFAIGRLPGWIAHWYEDFENPTTRINRPRQIYTGQTQRNYIPIDFRK, from the coding sequence ATGAGCAATGAAGAAAAAGCTACTCTTAATTACAAAGGTAAAGAATATGAATTACCTATCATCACAGGATCAGAAGGCGAAGTTGGTCTGGACATTTCTAATCTGCGATCACAAAGCGGATTAATCACCTTCGACCCCGGTTTCGGAAATACCGGTTCCTGCAAAAGTAACATCACATTTGTTGATGGCGAAAACGGCATTCTGCATTACAGAGGCTATCCCATCGAGGAACTGGCTGAACACGGAAATTTCATTGAAACAGCATGGCTTTTGATTTTCGGAGAACTGCCTCTGAAAGAAGATCTTGCCAGATTCAGAGCGCTGCTTTGCGCCGAAGAACTGATTCACGAAGATCTGCTGCATCATTTCAACGGCTTCCCTTCACACAAGAGTCAACCTATGGCTATTCTTTCCGCAGTAATCAATGCGCTGGGTAGTTATCATACAGACCTTTACGACATCCATAATAAGTCTGAATTTTTCCTTGCTGTGGGTAAAATGATATCCAAGGTCAGAACCATTGCCGCATTTTCATACAGAAAATCCATCGGCAGACCTTTCATGTACCCCAACCCCGATCTCAGCTACTGCCATAACTTTCTGCACATGATGTTTTCCATTCCAAACAAACATTATGATCCACCGATTGAAGCAGTAAAAGCGCTTTCATTGGTGTTCATGCTCCATGCCGACCATGAGCAAAACTGCTCCACTTCCACAGTACGCATGGTCGGATCTACTCAGGCAAATATTTTTGCATCCGTATCAGCCGGAATCTGCGCTTTGTGGGGAAAACTACACGGCGGAGCAAACGCTGCGGTTATCGAAATGCTTGAGCAGATCAAAGACGGTGACATCACCATTGATGAATATCTGGAAAAAGTAAAAAAGAAAGAATGCCGACTAATGGGATTCGGTCACCGTATTTACAAGAGCTTTGACCCCCGCGCACGGATCCTTAAAAGAGCTGCGGACAATCTGCTCCAGAACGGTTTCAACGACCAGCTTCTGGATATCGCGCTGGAACTTGAAGAAAAAGCAATTGCGGATGATTACTTCACCGAACGCAAACTGTATCCAAATGTAGACTTCTACTCTGGAATAATTTTGCGGGCACTGGGTATTCCGGTTGCAATGTTCACTGTAATGTTCGCCATAGGCAGACTGCCCGGCTGGATTGCTCACTGGTATGAGGATTTCGAAAATCCAACCACAAGGATCAACCGCCCAAGACAGATTTACACCGGGCAGACACAGAGGAATTACATCCCTATCGATTTCAGAAAATAA
- a CDS encoding sigma-54-dependent Fis family transcriptional regulator produces the protein MKDQEINLYLRKVIDTMNEGLFLIRPDGTIMLVNDALLRMTGFEREELLDKPCSVLGCDDCERSRKLGKQHWCKLFNTRKENRKNCHFISKNGSYLHVLKSASLLENENGEIIGAVETLTDISELDRKELKIQELSLKLHHEDERFCGFVGKSSAMQKVYALIKKAAQSDAPVIIFGESGTGKELAAQAIHELSPRSDKPFVQLNCAALNDALLESELFGHVKGAFTGAYRHRAGRFEEAGDGDIFLDEIGDVPLPIQVKLLRVLETRSFERVGDSLSLSMNARLITATNQNLQELVLNKKFREDFFFRINVIPVHLPPLRDRKEDLHLLVEHFININPNLDKTEYPTPETMRKLVEYDWPGNVRELKSALEYAAVVKEAGPMQPEHLPPQIGAFSKKNCIFPEIQQMVIEDTLPSDLNEKDQLIYALNKSSGNKSEAARILKVSRGTIHNRIRKHGIEYRIYE, from the coding sequence ATGAAAGATCAGGAAATTAATTTATACCTTCGTAAAGTGATTGACACTATGAACGAAGGCCTTTTTCTTATCCGGCCGGACGGAACTATCATGCTGGTTAATGACGCATTGCTAAGAATGACCGGATTTGAGCGAGAAGAATTACTCGATAAACCATGTTCAGTGCTTGGCTGTGATGATTGCGAACGTTCAAGAAAACTCGGCAAACAGCATTGGTGTAAATTATTCAATACCCGCAAAGAAAATCGCAAGAACTGCCACTTTATCAGCAAGAACGGTTCATATCTTCATGTTCTTAAAAGTGCTTCACTGCTTGAAAATGAAAACGGAGAAATTATAGGCGCGGTTGAAACACTTACTGACATTTCTGAATTGGATCGCAAGGAACTTAAAATACAGGAACTTTCACTTAAATTGCATCATGAAGATGAACGCTTTTGCGGTTTTGTCGGCAAATCCTCGGCCATGCAGAAAGTATATGCACTCATCAAAAAAGCTGCACAATCAGATGCTCCTGTAATAATTTTCGGAGAATCAGGAACGGGAAAAGAACTTGCCGCACAGGCCATCCATGAACTCAGCCCGAGAAGCGATAAACCTTTTGTTCAGCTCAATTGTGCGGCTCTTAACGACGCATTACTTGAGAGTGAACTGTTCGGACATGTAAAGGGAGCGTTCACCGGAGCTTACAGACACAGAGCCGGAAGATTTGAAGAAGCAGGAGACGGGGATATTTTTCTGGACGAAATAGGAGATGTGCCACTCCCTATTCAGGTCAAATTGCTACGAGTGCTTGAAACACGCTCCTTCGAAAGAGTGGGCGACAGCCTGTCACTTTCCATGAACGCCAGACTCATAACCGCAACCAATCAGAATTTACAGGAACTGGTGCTGAATAAAAAATTCCGCGAAGACTTCTTTTTCCGCATCAACGTAATCCCAGTACACCTGCCTCCTTTACGAGATCGGAAAGAAGATCTTCACCTGCTGGTTGAGCATTTCATTAATATTAATCCGAATCTGGATAAGACGGAATACCCCACGCCGGAAACAATGCGGAAGCTTGTTGAATACGACTGGCCCGGAAATGTGCGTGAACTGAAAAGTGCATTGGAATATGCCGCAGTGGTAAAAGAAGCTGGCCCTATGCAGCCCGAACATCTACCGCCACAAATCGGTGCATTTTCAAAAAAAAATTGTATCTTCCCTGAAATTCAACAGATGGTCATAGAGGATACACTGCCAAGCGATTTAAACGAAAAAGATCAACTTATATATGCACTTAATAAATCTTCAGGAAACAAAAGCGAAGCGGCCCGCATCCTGAAAGTTAGTCGTGGAACCATTCATAACCGGATTCGTAAACATGGCATCGAGTACCGAATTTACGAATAA
- a CDS encoding 4Fe-4S dicluster domain-containing protein has protein sequence MTVKNKGISRRNFLKGLGAGSAAMLLPSALPAVASSSETEEIATLLDISKCIGCGECVRGCSEVNESKYPEPKKPFPVMYPTSRVEVEDWSDKRDVDDRLTPYNWLFIQSAEVEYNGTLHEINIPRRCLHCQNPPCANLCPWGAAAKQKNGITRIFDNVCLGGAKCRTVCPWHIPQRQTGVGLYMRLLPKFGGNGVMYKCDRCYNRIAEGQQPACIEVCPENVQTIGPRSEILAKAHELADKNGWFIYGEEENGGTNTIYVSPVPFDLLNRAIDKGAGKPGLQPVADSMADEETLATAVAIAPLAGIAAGIIKAGHYLSSSAKGKNNE, from the coding sequence ATGACAGTAAAAAACAAAGGCATATCAAGACGCAATTTTTTAAAAGGGCTTGGTGCCGGAAGTGCTGCTATGCTTCTGCCATCAGCTTTGCCTGCTGTCGCGTCTTCTTCGGAAACAGAAGAAATTGCGACTTTGCTTGATATTTCAAAATGCATCGGTTGTGGTGAATGCGTAAGAGGATGCTCTGAGGTTAACGAATCTAAATATCCTGAACCGAAAAAGCCTTTCCCGGTAATGTATCCGACATCTCGTGTTGAGGTTGAAGACTGGTCGGATAAACGGGATGTGGATGATCGGCTGACACCGTATAACTGGCTTTTCATTCAGAGTGCGGAAGTTGAGTACAACGGTACTCTTCATGAAATTAATATTCCGCGCCGTTGTCTGCATTGTCAAAATCCACCTTGCGCGAATCTTTGTCCGTGGGGTGCGGCTGCTAAGCAGAAGAACGGCATCACAAGGATTTTTGATAATGTCTGTCTGGGCGGCGCTAAGTGCCGGACGGTATGTCCTTGGCATATTCCGCAGCGTCAAACCGGAGTTGGACTGTACATGCGATTGCTTCCGAAGTTCGGAGGTAATGGCGTTATGTATAAGTGCGATCGTTGTTACAATCGCATTGCTGAAGGTCAGCAACCGGCCTGTATAGAAGTTTGTCCTGAAAATGTTCAGACCATAGGTCCGCGCAGTGAAATTTTAGCCAAGGCGCATGAACTTGCAGATAAAAACGGCTGGTTCATTTACGGTGAAGAAGAAAACGGCGGAACCAATACAATTTATGTATCCCCTGTTCCTTTTGATCTTTTGAACCGAGCAATTGATAAGGGGGCTGGAAAGCCCGGTTTGCAGCCGGTCGCCGATTCGATGGCCGATGAGGAAACTCTTGCAACTGCGGTTGCTATTGCTCCGTTAGCCGGTATTGCCGCTGGAATTATCAAGGCCGGACATTATCTGTCCTCCTCCGCAAAGGGGAAGAACAATGAGTAA
- a CDS encoding iron-sulfur cluster-binding protein: MSNIIFARLFKITVFFIALTGAAQMPVFKRYYISDIPGLGWLADFYLTNKIHYALGAVLIFMVMYLATEYILSKRNTLQLSRCGVVRASLFAAVIFTGVFRVIKNLPYVTMDPLTVMMIDWTHLSFAILLGITALTALIRGRSSYFEEGRVERKL, translated from the coding sequence ATGAGTAATATCATCTTCGCCCGTTTATTTAAAATAACAGTATTTTTCATAGCTCTTACCGGAGCTGCCCAGATGCCTGTTTTTAAAAGATACTACATCTCGGATATTCCCGGTCTGGGATGGCTTGCCGATTTTTATCTAACTAATAAAATTCATTACGCACTAGGCGCAGTGTTAATCTTTATGGTCATGTATCTGGCGACTGAGTATATTTTGAGCAAAAGGAATACATTGCAGTTATCGCGTTGCGGTGTCGTGCGTGCTTCTCTTTTTGCTGCCGTAATTTTTACGGGTGTTTTCCGTGTAATTAAGAATCTTCCGTATGTAACGATGGACCCGTTAACGGTTATGATGATTGATTGGACACATTTAAGTTTTGCGATTCTTCTCGGAATTACTGCGTTGACAGCCCTTATTCGGGGGCGTTCTTCATATTTTGAAGAGGGTAGAGTGGAGAGAAAGTTATGA
- a CDS encoding DUF3880 domain-containing protein, which produces MLLITQDYFIVPELARGLRSLGISFASVDFQQSPSFLKELFDKVAVFKPHFILSVNHAGLDGEGQVLELLKRCGVPFASWFVDRQETYLKSSVDPNSLLAVFSWDPEAISFLSKRNVPYAQYLPLGTDTSIFYPVRADHDFAYPVSFVGSSWTSKIVDVLRAGDFPAVLLRKYKTLADCWRQIFQLV; this is translated from the coding sequence GTGCTGCTTATCACTCAAGATTATTTCATTGTTCCTGAACTTGCTAGGGGGTTGAGGTCTCTTGGAATTTCCTTTGCTTCAGTAGATTTTCAACAGAGTCCTTCTTTTCTTAAAGAGCTGTTTGATAAGGTTGCGGTTTTCAAACCTCATTTTATATTATCGGTTAATCATGCCGGACTGGACGGAGAAGGGCAGGTTCTGGAATTGTTAAAACGTTGCGGGGTGCCTTTTGCAAGCTGGTTTGTGGATCGGCAGGAAACGTATTTGAAATCATCTGTTGATCCTAATTCTTTACTTGCTGTTTTTAGTTGGGATCCAGAGGCCATTTCGTTTTTGAGTAAGCGAAATGTCCCTTATGCTCAGTATCTCCCTCTTGGAACTGATACTTCTATTTTTTATCCAGTCAGGGCAGATCATGATTTCGCGTATCCAGTCTCTTTCGTAGGATCTTCGTGGACATCTAAGATAGTTGATGTGTTGCGTGCCGGAGATTTTCCTGCTGTTTTGCTACGGAAATATAAAACTTTGGCAGATTGTTGGAGGCAGATTTTTCAATTAGTATAA
- a CDS encoding glycosyltransferase, whose protein sequence is MEADFSISINELLDHAGNEVFETCKSLPPDKQEMFFRLIQLQATRLRRIKVVSGLLEFNPAIVGDAYWAKVLSKKRMDFTWWNHLKYEEELPAFYRQSKLNFNTVSLQSAASLNQRIFDVPACGAFLLTEYNSALENLFEPGREVVCYNDTDSVSEIVSKWLIDEKGRKKIICAGMKRIFAHHTYQHRIVEIISKMNMFFYQ, encoded by the coding sequence TTGGAGGCAGATTTTTCAATTAGTATAAATGAGCTGCTTGACCATGCAGGGAATGAAGTTTTTGAAACGTGTAAGAGTTTACCTCCAGACAAGCAGGAGATGTTTTTTCGTCTTATACAACTGCAAGCCACAAGGTTAAGGCGCATCAAGGTTGTGTCGGGGTTACTGGAGTTTAATCCTGCGATTGTGGGGGATGCTTATTGGGCTAAAGTTTTATCTAAGAAGAGGATGGATTTTACATGGTGGAATCATCTTAAATATGAAGAGGAATTACCTGCTTTTTACAGGCAGTCTAAGTTGAACTTTAATACAGTCAGCCTCCAGTCTGCGGCTTCCTTAAATCAACGTATTTTCGATGTGCCTGCTTGCGGTGCTTTTTTGTTAACCGAATATAACTCTGCACTGGAAAATCTTTTTGAACCAGGTAGAGAGGTTGTGTGCTATAACGATACTGATAGTGTTTCAGAAATTGTATCGAAATGGCTTATAGATGAGAAGGGGCGTAAAAAAATAATCTGCGCCGGAATGAAAAGAATTTTCGCCCATCATACTTATCAGCATAGAATTGTAGAAATTATTTCAAAGATGAACATGTTTTTTTATCAGTAA
- a CDS encoding tetrathionate reductase family octaheme c-type cytochrome encodes MRFIRRSVFALVAVVFLCGPAFGVGDDAPGIEMARQATKGKELWITADHSKFDALKQPFKSGPEVTKACLTCHTEAGHQFHKTIHWTWLDPKAEKEMGIGKGGLVLNNFCISIQSNEPRCTSCHAGYGWKNKDFDFKSEEKIDCLVCHEQTGTYKKFPAGAGNPAPAPGMLFKGNGKFYKSPEWNKVAQSVSRPTRANCGTCHFYGGGGDGVKHGDLDSSMRMPSKNLDVHMSTEGQNFECSRCHTTVKHQIAGRIYSNPAAVDRKSLLEDDLGAKIMCESCHSATPHKSEIGMKLNDHTDKVACQSCHIPTFARELPTKMWWDWSQAGKMKDGKPYVVKGEWGKPTYMSKKGDMRWEKNVIPEYYWFNGTIESITAKTIIDPGAPVKVSRPIGSSKDHKSRIMPFKVHRGKTPYDVVNKNMVIPHLFGKDKAAYWKGYDWTKATAAGMAYAGLPFSGDVGFVDTEYVYPITHMVAPKDNVLACEACHSKQSRLSSLTTFYMPGRDASRVVDAGGWFIVIASIVGVVLHALGRIFIKGRKED; translated from the coding sequence ATGAGATTCATAAGGAGATCAGTCTTCGCACTGGTAGCAGTTGTTTTTTTGTGCGGTCCAGCTTTTGGCGTCGGTGACGATGCTCCGGGCATAGAAATGGCTCGTCAGGCGACAAAGGGTAAAGAACTTTGGATTACTGCGGATCATTCCAAGTTTGATGCTCTTAAGCAGCCTTTTAAAAGCGGTCCTGAAGTTACAAAGGCTTGTCTGACCTGTCATACAGAGGCCGGACATCAGTTTCACAAGACTATTCACTGGACATGGCTCGACCCCAAGGCCGAAAAGGAAATGGGTATAGGGAAGGGCGGTCTTGTGCTTAACAACTTCTGTATCAGCATTCAGTCCAATGAACCTCGCTGTACTTCCTGTCATGCCGGATATGGGTGGAAAAATAAGGATTTTGATTTTAAGTCGGAAGAAAAGATCGACTGTCTAGTTTGTCATGAGCAGACCGGAACTTATAAGAAGTTTCCAGCTGGAGCGGGTAATCCTGCCCCTGCGCCGGGGATGTTGTTTAAGGGAAACGGTAAATTTTATAAGTCACCCGAATGGAACAAGGTGGCTCAATCTGTCAGTCGCCCGACCCGTGCAAATTGCGGAACGTGTCATTTCTACGGTGGCGGTGGTGACGGTGTAAAGCATGGTGATCTTGATTCATCCATGCGTATGCCGAGCAAGAATCTTGATGTTCACATGAGCACTGAGGGGCAGAATTTTGAATGTTCCCGTTGTCATACAACTGTGAAGCATCAGATTGCGGGCCGTATTTATTCAAATCCGGCGGCTGTAGATCGTAAGTCTCTGCTCGAAGATGACCTTGGTGCAAAGATCATGTGTGAGTCCTGCCATAGCGCAACTCCGCATAAGTCCGAGATTGGTATGAAGCTTAATGATCATACTGACAAAGTAGCTTGTCAGAGCTGTCATATACCGACTTTTGCACGAGAACTCCCAACCAAAATGTGGTGGGACTGGTCGCAGGCCGGTAAGATGAAGGACGGCAAGCCTTATGTGGTCAAGGGTGAGTGGGGCAAGCCTACGTATATGAGCAAGAAAGGTGACATGCGCTGGGAAAAGAATGTTATTCCTGAATATTACTGGTTTAACGGCACAATAGAATCCATTACCGCCAAGACTATTATTGATCCCGGAGCACCTGTAAAGGTCAGCAGACCTATCGGAAGCAGTAAGGATCATAAGTCGCGCATTATGCCTTTCAAAGTGCATCGCGGAAAGACTCCTTACGACGTGGTTAATAAGAATATGGTAATTCCCCATTTGTTCGGTAAGGACAAGGCCGCATATTGGAAGGGATATGACTGGACCAAGGCAACCGCTGCCGGAATGGCTTATGCGGGCCTTCCTTTTAGCGGAGATGTCGGTTTTGTAGATACTGAATATGTTTATCCTATCACTCACATGGTTGCTCCTAAGGACAACGTACTTGCCTGTGAAGCGTGTCACAGTAAGCAAAGTCGTTTGAGCAGTCTCACTACGTTTTATATGCCGGGACGGGATGCAAGTCGTGTTGTGGATGCGGGCGGCTGGTTCATCGTAATAGCTTCCATTGTGGGAGTTGTTCTGCATGCACTCGGGCGAATCTTCATAAAGGGACGCAAGGAGGACTAG
- a CDS encoding cytochrome b/b6 domain-containing protein, protein MAATHNNMKKIYLYSRFERFWHWTQSILIIMLMITGMEVHGVFKLFGFERAVDLHNTLGLSWLVLFVFIVFWLLTTGEWKQYIPTSKKLFAVARYYAVGIFKGEEHPVHKSAGAKHNPLQRLVYLGLSAILLPLQMVTGLLYWTYNDWAAYGLNFVSLETIANVHMGCAYALLAFLIVHIYMTTTGHSLTAHIGAMFSGWEEVSEDYKVEDWEVHEKS, encoded by the coding sequence ATGGCTGCAACACATAATAATATGAAAAAGATATATCTGTATTCACGGTTTGAGCGTTTCTGGCACTGGACTCAGTCCATACTGATCATCATGCTTATGATCACAGGGATGGAAGTTCACGGAGTTTTTAAGCTCTTCGGTTTCGAAAGAGCGGTAGATCTGCATAATACCTTGGGATTAAGCTGGCTGGTACTATTTGTGTTTATCGTTTTCTGGCTGCTCACAACTGGTGAATGGAAGCAGTATATTCCTACTTCCAAGAAGCTGTTTGCGGTGGCAAGATATTACGCAGTAGGTATCTTCAAAGGTGAAGAACATCCTGTTCACAAGAGCGCTGGTGCTAAGCACAATCCATTGCAGAGGCTTGTCTATCTAGGCCTGTCCGCGATTCTTCTTCCTTTGCAGATGGTAACAGGGTTGTTGTACTGGACCTATAACGACTGGGCTGCTTACGGGCTTAATTTTGTAAGCCTGGAAACTATTGCGAATGTGCATATGGGATGCGCCTACGCATTGCTGGCTTTCCTGATTGTGCATATTTATATGACCACAACAGGGCATTCTCTAACTGCTCATATCGGTGCAATGTTCAGCGGCTGGGAAGAAGTGTCGGAAGATTACAAGGTCGAAGACTGGGAAGTTCATGAAAAGAGTTAG